The following is a genomic window from Alphaproteobacteria bacterium LSUCC0396.
TATCGACATAGCGAGGCTCCGGCAGACTGGATTTTCACCGCCGCCGAATTGCAAGGCCAAAAGGATGATCCGGCAGCGATCAAGGCGCGGATGAAAGAAATTATTGCCAGCCGCGGCGACGCCCAGCCGCGCGGCGTTCGCACCGGGGGCAGCACCTTTGCCAACCCGGATGGCGGCAAGGCGTGGCAAGAAATCGACAAGGCCGGTTGTCGCGGTCTTTCAATCGGCGGGGCACAAGTCTCAGAAAAACATTGTAATTTTCTGATCAACACCGGCACCGCAACCGCCGAGGACATTGAAACGCTGGGTGAAACTGTTCGTGACCGTGTTTTGGCCGGTGGCGGGCCACCACTTAGATGGGAAATCCGCCGTGTTGGGCGCAACCAGAACGAAGGGGCACCGGAATGACCGATAACCGTGATCGCGTCGCCGTGTTAATGGGCGGCTGGACATCCGAGGCAGCGGTTAGCCGTGTATCTGCGAGCTTTTGTGCGCAGGCCGCGCGCAACGCCGGTTGGGATGCGATCGAGGTCGAGGTTGACCGCGACATTGCGCAGAAATTGAAAGAGATCAATCCCGGCCGTGTATTCAATGCGCTGCATGGTCAAATCGGTGAAGATGGTAATATTCAAGGTCTGCTGAATATTATGAATATTCCCTATACCCATAGCGGGCTGACGGCATCGGCGATCGCCATGGATAAGCTATTGGCAAAAACCCTGCTTGCCGGAACCGGGATCATGGTGCCGCCTACCTTGCCACTCGTCGAAGATAGTCATGTCTATCCCCAAGACAGCACTGGTGCGCATGTGATTAAGCCGCGCAATGACGGGTCCAGCTTTGGCGTGGTGATTGTACCTGACGATCAAACCCGTCCGCCGGCGCGCAGCATTTGGCCTGCCGATGCACAACTGATCTGCGAGCCCTATATCCCTGGCCGTGAATTGACCGTTGCCGTTCTTGATGGGACTGCACTTTGTGTCACTGAAATCACGTCTACGCGCGAATTTTACGATTTTGACGCCAAATATGCGGTTGGCGGATCGAACCATATCCTGCCTGCCGATATTCCCGAAGCGGTCAATCTTAAAGCCTGCCTGTGGGCCGAACACGCCTATCGCCAGCTCGGTTGTCGCGGCATCATCCGCGCCGATTATCGCTGGGACGATAAAAATGATGCGCTGTTCATGCTTGAAGTGAACACCCAGCCGGGCATGACCGCAACATCACTTGTGCCGGAACAGGCTCGTTTTGTCGGCATGTCAGGCGAAGAACTGGTCAACCACCTATTGGAGATTGCACAATGCGACGACTAATCGGATGGATTAAACCGCAACAGCAGACGCCGCCGCGCAGCCCAGAAACACGGCTGGACCTGTGGAAGAAGGTTAAAATCGGCTTTTGGTCACTTGTGATGATTGCGGCTACCAGCACAATCGGCGTTGCAATGATGGACCGCAGCAAGCTGGGCGATGATTTCTTGGCAATAAGCGCAAATGCTGGTCTGGTGCTTGATGATATTCAGGTTCAAGGACGCGCCCATACGCCGCAAGCCAGTCTATTGGCTGCCTTGAATCTGCAAATCGGCACGCCCATTCTTGGCATTGATTTACGCCAGCTTCACAGCAACATCAGCAAGATTGGCTGGATTGAGGATGTGATTGTCGAGCGCCGCCTGCCAAGCACCATCTATCTCACCCTTCGTGAGCGTGTGCCGATTGCCCTGTTACAAAATAATGACCAGCATAAATTGATCGACCGCAGCGGCGCGATTATCGACGGAGCGGACCCCAGCCATTTCACCCATCTTACGGTTGTTGCCGGTGAAAATGCAGCGCCTCATGCGGCCGCTATTCTGGCGATTTTAAAAACCGAGCCTGAATTATTCAGCGAGGTTTGGGCGGTCAGCTATCGCTCGCAGCGGCGCTGGGACGTGCATCTGAAAAACGGCATGGAAATCCGCCTGCCAGAAACTGATCCGGTCACAGCATGGTCTCGGCTCGCGGTGATTGATCGTAAAAAAGCCATTACCAATCGCGACCTCGCAGTCATCGATTTGCGCGTGCCGCAACAATTGATCGTCGAGCCAAACATTCCGGTAAGAGGGAAAGGAAACCGCACATGATCCTTGGAAAGACAAAAGCCATTACGCGGCGCCCCTTTGCCGTGCTTGATATCGGATCATCAAAAATCTGCTGCATGATTGGTGAGTCTGATGGTTCGGGCGGTGTTCGGCTATTAGGGCACGGCACGCACGCATCGGCGGGGATCCGCGGCGGGGAAGTTAGTGACCTTGAAGCGCTGAGTACGGTGATTGGCAAAACCGTGCAGGCGGCCGAGCGTGATGCCGGCATCTCGGTTACATCAGTAACAATTGTTGCCCCCGGCGGTACCCCGATTTCCAGCATTTGTACAAAATCAGTTCGGCTTAGTGATGCGGTGGTTCGCCGCCGCGATATCGACCGTCTCATGGCGCGCAGTGACAACGGCAATTTTCCAGAAAACTATCAGCCAATGCATTTGCAAACCCTGCAATATGGGCTGGATGATGTCCGCGGGATTGCCGACCCACGCGGAATGCGCGGCACAAATCTGTCAGTGGATTACACACTGGTATGTGGTCTGCGCACCTCGCTGGCAAATCTGCGTGAGGCGTTGGCGTTAAATCATCTCGAAACCGACCGGTTTCTACATTCGGCCTATGCCAGCGGGCTTGCCTGTCTTAGTGCCGAGGAACGTGATCTTGGCAGCGTGATCGTTGATATGGGCGGCGGCACGACATCAATTGCCATCTTCATGGAAGGCAAGCTGGTCTATGTCGACACAATCAAGATTGGCGGCAACCGCGTCACCACCGATATTGCCCGCGTGCTTTCAACACCAATTGCCGAGGCCGAGCGACTAAAGGCGATTGACGGATCGGTTATGCCAACCGACATTACCGGCGTTGCGCCAGACCAGCTTCGAGAAGTGGTGCGCCTTGGCCGCAGTGACAATATCACCATCCCAACACTTGGCACTGCCGAGGTGGCGGGCCAGACCATTGAGCGTAATTTGCTCAGTGCCATCATCCGTCCCCGCGTTGAGGAAATTCTCGAACTGCTGCACACCCGTATGGAGCGTGCGCGGATGGAACATACCGCCGGAAGCCGCTATGTGCTGACCGGCGGTGCCAGCCAATTAACCGGCCTTGCTGATCTGTTTGCAAAGCAAGCAAAGAAATCGGTTGGAATTGGCAAACCTATTGGCATTGCCGGCCTTGATGAGGACAGCAGTGGCCCCGGATTTGCCGCCAGCACTGGCGCGCTGATCCATGTAAGCCGGATCGAAGAAAATGACCCAACAGACCGGCAAACCCGCACCCTACCACACGGACCGTTTGAGCGTATCGGTGCGTGGCTTCGTGACAATCTTTAGCCAAGGAGATCAATGATGGCCACATGTTCAAACCCTGTTTTTAGCTGGCAACGACCCCAGCGAACCATGCAGCAAACCATCGGAAACCGGCAGATATACCCTGCCGGAACCACCCGCCTAGCACGCCATAACCCACTCTACTCAACCAAGAACAGTCAAATTTACAATGAAGGGAATCAGTCATGACAATCAACCTCACCGTTCCTCAAACAATGCAAGAGCTTCGTCCACGGATTACCGTTGTTGGTGTTGGTGGCGCTGGCTGTAATGCCGTCAACAACATGATCAATGCCAATCTTGAAGGCGTTGATTTTCTGGTTGCCAATACTGACGGGCAGGCACTTGCCCATTCACTATCAAGCCGGAAAATTCAGCTTGGTAGTGCGATCACCCAAGGCCTTGGCGCCGGTTCAAAGCCTGAAATTGGCCGTGCCGCAGCCGAAGAAAGCCTGCAGGATGTGATGGCTGAACTGGCTGATTGCAACATGGTCTTTATCACTGCTGGCATGGGCGGTGGAACAGGCACAGGCGCAGCGCCGGTAATTGCACGAGCCGCACGCGAACGCGGCATCCTGACGGTTGGCGTTATCACCAAACCGTTTGAATTTGAAGGCCAGCGTCGGATGAAGCAAGCCGAAGACGGTATCGAAGAGTTACAAGCCTATGTTGATACGCTGATCGTTATCCCAAACCAGAACCTGTTCCGGTTGGCAAATGAGCGGACAACTTTTGCCGATGCATTCCATATGGCAGATGCGGTTCTGCATCAGGGCGTTTGTGGCGTTACTGACCTGATGATCAAGCCCGGTCAGATCAATCTTGATTTTGCCGATATCCGTGCCGTTATGGGCGAGATGGGTAAAGCCATGATGGGCACCGGCGAAGCATCTGGCGAAGCCCGCGCAACACAGGCCGCCGAAGCCGCAATTAACAACCCGCTGTTGGACGACACCACAATGAAGGGCGCCAATGCAGTTCTGATCAATATCACCGGCGGCCTTGATATGACCCTGTTTGAAGTTGATGAAGCGGCCAACCGGATCCGCAAAGAAGTTGATCCGGACGCGACTATCATCTTTGGTTCAGCGTTTGACGATAAGCTAGAAGGCGTCATGCGCGTCTCGGTTGTCGCAACCGGCATCAGTGGTGCCAGCCAGAGCCTGCACCGGCCAAATGTCATGCCGCAACGAACCGAGGCTGTGGCAGCCCGGCAAAGCACCGCGATGCCAAGCAGTTCTATGACAAGCAGTTCTATAACAAGCACAATTGTGCCAAATCCGATCAGCAGCCTTTCAGCCCTTACCCCTGAAGTTGCGGTTGATGCGATTGGTGCCACATCATCACCGATGGCCGATGCGCCGACTGATTTGCTTGACGATCAGCTGAGCAATGAGCTTGCTAGCGAGGCAATCGACGAAATCATCAGCACCGATGCCGGCCATGAGCAGCAGATGGACATCACTGACGCCATTGGCACCGCCCAAGATGCACATCCGCGTGACGCGGCGGTTCCAGCCGAGCCAAATGAGGCAAATGCAACCAGCGAAAATGACGCGATGGCACCGTCGATGGGGGACACGCCAGCCATGCCGTTAACCACATCAGATGAAACAACAGCCCCACCACGGGCACGGTTCATCCCAGCAGCGGCAATCGCAATGCCGGATGAAGACAGCGTTGCTGAAGCGGTTGAAACACCGGTTGCGCGCTCGGCAAGCCTGATCAACAAAATCTCTGGATTATGGTCAAGCAAGCCGGTCAGCAAACCTGCCGAAGCAGTGCAGAAAACCCAGTCTGAGCCTTCGTTAGAGACGAGTGCGCCCAAGAGTGAAGTCGCGGTTTCAATCCTCGATTTATCACGCGCAGACGCGGTCAATAAGGCCGTTGCAACGGCCGCGCCAGCAGCGCCAAACGCCGATGAGGACGACCTAGATATTCCGGCATTTTTGCGCCGGCAAGCCAACTAGAAACACAGCAATGGCGCGGCAGTGCCATTGCTACAAACTGTTACCAAATGTGATTTGGATTGACCTGAGGAAAAGAGTAATCTTTCCTCAGGTTTTATTTAGCCAGCCATCCGTGGCGTGGCTGATCGTCACAAAGCACAAATCTAGTACATGGGAACCGCCCCTGACGCTAGCCAGAAACGAAAGAATGATCGCAGTTCAATGCCTGATACACTCACCTATAACGGGTTTGTTGACCAGCCGTTTCAAACAACGGTTCGCGAGGTCGCACAGCTAGAAGGTATTGGCCTGCATTCAGGGCGCTTTGTGCGTTTATCTATCTGCCCTGCTCCGGCGAATAGCGGGATTAAATTCCGCCGTATTGACGTTGACGGGCAATTGCAAACAGTCATCGCTCATGCCAGTTATGCCGAACAGGCGCGGCTCTGCACCCGCATCGTGAATAGCGAAGGCATCACGCTGGAAACAATCGAGCATCTGATGGCCGCATTCGCCGGTGTCGGACTGGACAATGCCACGATCGAGATTGACGCATCCGAAGCGCCTATTCTTGACGGAAGCAGCCAGCCAGTTCTAGAAGCGTTGAACAATGTTGGAATCGAGCTGCTGCCAGCGCGGCGCAAATACATGATCGTCACAAAGCCTGTTGAGGCACAGCTTGACTGCGGCGCATGGGCGCGGCTTGAGCCGGCTGAACAGTTACAGATCGACGTCAAAATCGAATTTGATGATCGGGCGATTGGTCACCAAAGTTTTATTTACACCCATCATGATGGTAGTTTTGCCACCGAATTGGCCGCGGCCCGCACCTTCTGCCAGCTTCGCGATGTCGAATTGATGCAAAATGCCGGGCGCGCGCTTGGTGGATCATTGAATAATGCTGTGGTTGTTGATGATGGCGAAATCCTGAACGAAGGCGGGTTGCGTATTGAGCGTGAATTTGCACGCCATAAGGCATTGGATTGCCTTGGTGACCTGTTCCTTGTTGGTATGCCGATCAAGGTCAAGATGACGGCGCTTCGCCCCGGTCATGCGCTTAGCACCAAACTAGTGCACGCATTACTGAATGACCCGACTGCCTATAAAGTCATTGAGGCCGGATCCGAGCATAGCCGGTCTGATAGCTTTGCAATGCCGGAATATGCTGCCGCAGCGATGGCATAACCTGCCAGCCAGTGCCTATCCACCCCGCGATTTAACAATAAAACAGCCCAAGAACTGATCAAAAGCGGATGAATTTGCATCCATGCGCATCGCGCTCTTTTCAGTAAGGTTTTATCCAGCTATTGTTAGCGCATCGGAACCAGTCTGTTCCCTTTTGTTTATCAGCCGTCAGCGGAGCCGGATGTGACCAGTCAAAAGAAATTCCTGATGATTGCTGCTTGCTGTTTTATGGCCGGATGTTCGTCCGGCCCCGAAATTGTCGAACAGGTCGAACAGCCGGTTGAAGTGCTGTATCGCGACGCGATGACAACGGCAGTAAGCGGCGACACCAAAGCTGCTGCGCCTAAATTTGAGGAAGTCGAGCGCCAACACCCCTATTCCAGCCTTGCCGTTCGCGCCCAAATCATGGCCGCATGGTCATTTTATCAAGCCAATCAATATTCGCGGGCAATTTCGGCGCTTGACCGGTTTGTCGAGCTTAATCCTGCCGACCCACTGGTTGAATATGCCTATTATCTAAGGGCGCTGTCACATTACGAACAGATCGTTGATGTGGAACGTGACGCCGAAATGACCAAATTGGCGCTTGCAGCGTTTGAAGAATTGGTGCGCCGTTTTCCCCAAGGCATCTATGCGCGTGATGGTCAGCTGAAAATTGATCTGACAAAATCGCATCTTGCTGGCAAGGAAATGGCGGTTGGCCGGTTTTATCTGAAACGCCAGCAATATACCGCCGCAATCCGCCGCTTTGATATTGTGATCAAAACGTACGATACCACCAATCAGGTGCCCGAGGCGCTTTATCGTACCGCCGAGGCCTATTATGCGCTTGGCCTGTCTGATCAGTCGGAACGCATCTTTGAGGTTGCAGCATATAACTATCCGGACTCGGTCTGGACTGAACGGCTAGCTAGCCTGCGTGCCGACCCGGAAAAGCCCGGCAAAAAAGGCGTGCTGGAGCGATCCGTTGACGTGATCTCTGATATTTTTAACTGACCATGCTACACAAGCTTACTGTTTCCAATATTGTTTTGATCGAGCAATTGACCCTGCAGTTCGCACCCGGGCTGACGGTGCTAACCGGCGAGACAGGCGCTGGCAAATCGATTCTGCTTGATGCGCTGGGGCTGGCGCTTGGCAGTCGGGCCGATTTTAGTCTGATCCGGCAAGGCCATGATCAAGCCCATGTAAGCGCCAGCTTTACCCTGCCACCCACGCATCCGG
Proteins encoded in this region:
- a CDS encoding cell division protein FtsQ/DivIB, whose product is MRRLIGWIKPQQQTPPRSPETRLDLWKKVKIGFWSLVMIAATSTIGVAMMDRSKLGDDFLAISANAGLVLDDIQVQGRAHTPQASLLAALNLQIGTPILGIDLRQLHSNISKIGWIEDVIVERRLPSTIYLTLRERVPIALLQNNDQHKLIDRSGAIIDGADPSHFTHLTVVAGENAAPHAAAILAILKTEPELFSEVWAVSYRSQRRWDVHLKNGMEIRLPETDPVTAWSRLAVIDRKKAITNRDLAVIDLRVPQQLIVEPNIPVRGKGNRT
- the ftsZ gene encoding cell division protein FtsZ yields the protein MTINLTVPQTMQELRPRITVVGVGGAGCNAVNNMINANLEGVDFLVANTDGQALAHSLSSRKIQLGSAITQGLGAGSKPEIGRAAAEESLQDVMAELADCNMVFITAGMGGGTGTGAAPVIARAARERGILTVGVITKPFEFEGQRRMKQAEDGIEELQAYVDTLIVIPNQNLFRLANERTTFADAFHMADAVLHQGVCGVTDLMIKPGQINLDFADIRAVMGEMGKAMMGTGEASGEARATQAAEAAINNPLLDDTTMKGANAVLINITGGLDMTLFEVDEAANRIRKEVDPDATIIFGSAFDDKLEGVMRVSVVATGISGASQSLHRPNVMPQRTEAVAARQSTAMPSSSMTSSSITSTIVPNPISSLSALTPEVAVDAIGATSSPMADAPTDLLDDQLSNELASEAIDEIISTDAGHEQQMDITDAIGTAQDAHPRDAAVPAEPNEANATSENDAMAPSMGDTPAMPLTTSDETTAPPRARFIPAAAIAMPDEDSVAEAVETPVARSASLINKISGLWSSKPVSKPAEAVQKTQSEPSLETSAPKSEVAVSILDLSRADAVNKAVATAAPAAPNADEDDLDIPAFLRRQAN
- a CDS encoding outer membrane protein assembly factor BamD, which translates into the protein MTSQKKFLMIAACCFMAGCSSGPEIVEQVEQPVEVLYRDAMTTAVSGDTKAAAPKFEEVERQHPYSSLAVRAQIMAAWSFYQANQYSRAISALDRFVELNPADPLVEYAYYLRALSHYEQIVDVERDAEMTKLALAAFEELVRRFPQGIYARDGQLKIDLTKSHLAGKEMAVGRFYLKRQQYTAAIRRFDIVIKTYDTTNQVPEALYRTAEAYYALGLSDQSERIFEVAAYNYPDSVWTERLASLRADPEKPGKKGVLERSVDVISDIFN
- a CDS encoding D-alanine--D-alanine ligase — encoded protein: MTDNRDRVAVLMGGWTSEAAVSRVSASFCAQAARNAGWDAIEVEVDRDIAQKLKEINPGRVFNALHGQIGEDGNIQGLLNIMNIPYTHSGLTASAIAMDKLLAKTLLAGTGIMVPPTLPLVEDSHVYPQDSTGAHVIKPRNDGSSFGVVIVPDDQTRPPARSIWPADAQLICEPYIPGRELTVAVLDGTALCVTEITSTREFYDFDAKYAVGGSNHILPADIPEAVNLKACLWAEHAYRQLGCRGIIRADYRWDDKNDALFMLEVNTQPGMTATSLVPEQARFVGMSGEELVNHLLEIAQCDD
- the ftsA gene encoding cell division protein FtsA encodes the protein MILGKTKAITRRPFAVLDIGSSKICCMIGESDGSGGVRLLGHGTHASAGIRGGEVSDLEALSTVIGKTVQAAERDAGISVTSVTIVAPGGTPISSICTKSVRLSDAVVRRRDIDRLMARSDNGNFPENYQPMHLQTLQYGLDDVRGIADPRGMRGTNLSVDYTLVCGLRTSLANLREALALNHLETDRFLHSAYASGLACLSAEERDLGSVIVDMGGGTTSIAIFMEGKLVYVDTIKIGGNRVTTDIARVLSTPIAEAERLKAIDGSVMPTDITGVAPDQLREVVRLGRSDNITIPTLGTAEVAGQTIERNLLSAIIRPRVEEILELLHTRMERARMEHTAGSRYVLTGGASQLTGLADLFAKQAKKSVGIGKPIGIAGLDEDSSGPGFAASTGALIHVSRIEENDPTDRQTRTLPHGPFERIGAWLRDNL
- the lpxC gene encoding UDP-3-O-acyl-N-acetylglucosamine deacetylase, producing MPDTLTYNGFVDQPFQTTVREVAQLEGIGLHSGRFVRLSICPAPANSGIKFRRIDVDGQLQTVIAHASYAEQARLCTRIVNSEGITLETIEHLMAAFAGVGLDNATIEIDASEAPILDGSSQPVLEALNNVGIELLPARRKYMIVTKPVEAQLDCGAWARLEPAEQLQIDVKIEFDDRAIGHQSFIYTHHDGSFATELAAARTFCQLRDVELMQNAGRALGGSLNNAVVVDDGEILNEGGLRIEREFARHKALDCLGDLFLVGMPIKVKMTALRPGHALSTKLVHALLNDPTAYKVIEAGSEHSRSDSFAMPEYAAAAMA